In Trifolium pratense cultivar HEN17-A07 linkage group LG7, ARS_RC_1.1, whole genome shotgun sequence, a genomic segment contains:
- the LOC123897667 gene encoding DEAD-box ATP-dependent RNA helicase 28-like gives MSPSFIFDPPSDEEIEELSEHESDEEESEQESQSESEGRESESESEDERIEESRVSKKNTVSPWDFTKYSESVVEEHARRSTTSVDDKIYAVRKRSAPVVPLPDSDDDSGSDAEADKHEDYRSEEEDEDEGNAGDKKSFFAPSDGTSFSADSFLQLNLSRPLLRACEALTFTKPTPIQAACIPLALTGRDICGSAITGSGKTAAFALPTLERLLYRPKRMNAIRVLILTPTRELAAQVLSMIEQLARFTDIRGCLAVGGMPIKEQEAALRTMPDIVVATPGRMIDHLRNSMSVDLDDLSVLILDEADRLLELGFSAEIQEIVRLCPKKRQTMLFSATMTEEVNDLIKLSLSKPLRLSADPSAKRPTSLTEEVVRLRNMRESNPEAVLLAMCSKTFTSKVIIFSGTKQTAHRLRIIFGLAGLKVAEFHGNLTQAQRLDALNQFRMQQVDFLIATDVAARGLDIIGVQTVINFACPRDLTSYVHRVGRTARAGRAGAAITFVTERDRSLLKAIIKRAGSKLRKRTVAEQSILKWSKTIEQMEDQISEVLEEEREERILRKAEMEATKAENMIKHRGDIYSRPKRTWFVTEKEKKLSAKAAKASLDKEDGPSHKVVSAQQAEDLKLKEKRKREREKNMPRKKRRKLEAAREMLEDDEQDDKPRGKGTDNEKAGLTLADLAYRRAKAVKATKRALDSGKIVKKPQKKSNKSNPSRKPSSSRTEDMREQFQNDMKDKKPKQKGSGIGKKAKKSFKSKSRYKRK, from the exons ATGTCACCAAGTTTCATCTTCGATCCTCCCAGTGACGAAGAAATCGAAGAATTATCCGAACACGAATCAGACGAAGAAGAATCAGAACAAGAATCACAATCAGAATCAGAAGGAcgagaatcagaatcagaatcagaagaTGAACGCATAGAGGAATCGCGAGTTTCCAAGAAGAATACAGTGTCTCCATGGGACTTCACAAAATACTCTGAATCAGTTGTTGAAGAACACGCTCGCAGAAGTACAACTTCAGTAGACGATAAAATCTATGCCGTCAGAAAACGTTCAGCGCCGGTTGTTCCTTTGCCTGACTCTGACGATGATAGTGGCTCTGACGCCGAAGCCGATAAACAT GAAGATTATAGatcagaagaagaagatgaagacgaGGGTAATGCTGGCGACAAAAAGTCCTTTTTTGCTCCTTCTGATGGAACATCTTTCAGTGCTGATTCGTTCTTGCAACTCAATTTGTCTCGTCCTTTACTCAGGGCTTGTGAGGCCTTGACTTTTACTAAACCAACACCAATTCAG GCGGCTTGCATACCATTAGCATTGACTGGTCGTGATATATGTGGAAGTGCCATTACTGGATCGGGAAAG ACTGCTGCATTTGCACTACCTACTTTAGAGAGGTTGCTGTACCGTCCCAAACGCATGAATGCAATAAGGGTCCTTATTCTTACTCCAACCAGAGAGTTGGCAGCCCA AGTTCTCAGTATGATTGAGCAGCTTGCTCGTTTTACTGATATAAGGGGGTGCCTGGCTGTTGGTGGTATGCCAATAAAG GAGCAAGAGGCTGCCTTGAGAACAATGCCAGACATTGTTGTGGCTACTCCAGGGCGCATGATAGATCATTTACGCAATTCTATGTCAGTGGATTTGGATGATCTTTCTGTTTTGATCCTTGATGAAGCAGATCGTCTTTTGGAGCTGGGGTTTAGTGCTGAAATTCAGGAAATT GTTCGATTGTGTCCCAAAAAAAGGCAGACCATGCTTTTTTCAGCAACCATGACTGAGGAGGTTAATGATCTTATTAAACTTTCCCTATCAAAACCCCTACGTCTTTCTGCTGATCCATCTGCAAAACGGCCAACATCCTTGACTGAGGA GGTGGTTAGATTAAGAAACATGCGTGAATCGAATCCGGAAGCAGTTCTTCTTGCAATGTGCTCCAAAACTTTCACTTCAAAAGTTATCATTTTCAG TGGAACCAAGCAAACTGCACATAGGTTGAGGATTATATTTGGATTAGCTGGATTGAAAGTTGCTGAGTTTCATGGAAATCTTACTCAGGCCCAACGTCTTGAT GCTTTGAACCAATTCAGGATGCAGCAAGTGGATTTTTTGATTGCAACTGATGTGGCTGCTCGT GGGCTTGACATTATTGGTGttcaaacagttatcaattttGCATGTCCACGCGATCTCACCAG CTATGTTCATCGAGTGGGTCGTACTGCAAGAGCTGGAAGAGCAGGAGCTGCTATTACATTTGTTACCGAACGTGACCGATCACTTTTGAAAGCTATT aTAAAGAGGGCTGGTTCAAAGCTGAGAAAACGCACTGTTGCTGAGCAATCTATATTAAAATGGTCTAAAACAATTGAGCAAATGGAGGATCAGATTTCTGAAGTACTTGAAGAAGAGAG GGAAGAAAGGATCCTAAGGAAAGCTGAAATGGAGGCCACAAAG gcTGAAAACATGATTAAACACAGGGGAGATATCTACTCCCGCCCGAAAAGAACCTGGTTTGTTACAGAGAAGGAGAAGAAGCTTTCGGCAAAAGCAGCAAAG GCATCCTTGGATAAGGAAGACGGTCCTTCTCATAAGGTGGTTAGTGCCCAGCAAGCTGAAGACCTAAAATTGAAGGAAAAGAGGAAGCGGGAACGAGAG AAAAATATGCCTAGAAAGAAGCGCAGAAAGTTGGAAGCAGCTAGAGAGATGTTGGAGGATGACGAGCAAGATGACAAACCAAGA GGTAAGGGGACAGATAATGAAAAGGCTGGATTGACACTTGCTGATCTTGCTTACCGACGTGCAAAAGCAGTAAAGGCCACCAAGAGGGCACTAGACTCTGGCAAGATTGTGAAGAAGCCTCAAAAGAAGTCTAATAAATCTAATCCTTCGCGAAAGCCTTCCTCTTCAAGGACAGAAGACATGCGGGAGCAATTCCAAAATGACATGAAGGATAAAAAGCCAAAACAGAAAGGTTCTGGAATAGGAAAGAAGGCAAAGAAATCATTCAAAAGCAAGTCAAG GTACAAGAGGAAGTAG
- the LOC123899395 gene encoding uncharacterized protein LOC123899395 produces the protein MHYPSNQRMIHTGSRSITTWLVLITIVLYVLYSSNILLFNDQQDCQPTTTTLDDTPQEHVHITSYNISSTSDRNIEHKVLPIENKEQTEDETEQEQDQEQEEEPEPEGEGEEQEQENKLPIVVRLTPQQMAQREETELKHICFGIAASSNLWNTRKEYIKIWWRPKQTRGVVWLDQRVSTRANEGLPEIRISGDTSRFRYTNRQGQRSALRISRVVTETLKLGMKDVRWFVMGDDDTVFVVDNVVRILSKYDHRHFYYVGSSSESHVQNIHFSYAMAYGGGGFAISYPLALELAKMQDRCIQRYPALYGSDDRIQACMAELGVPLTREAGFHQYDVYGDLLGLLGAHPVAPLVSLHHLDVVQPIFPRMSRVQSLKHLMESINQDSASIMQQSICYDKTRYWSISVSWGFMVQILRGVLSPRELEMPSRTFLNWYRRADYTAYAFNTRPVAKHPCQKPFVYYMSKTHYDSASKKIVGVYTRDKFKNPFCRWKMNSPEKITSIVVTKSRDPLRWKKSPRRDCCRVLPSRKPTTLFLSVGTCQEGEVTEL, from the exons atgcACTATCCTTCTAATCAACGCATGATCCATACAGGCTCAAGAAGCATAACAACTTGGTTAGTCTTAATCACAATTGTTTTATATGTTCTTTATTCTTCCAACATTCTTCTTTTCAATGATCAACAAGATTGtcaaccaacaacaacaactttaGATGACACACCACAAGAACATGTTCACATTACTAGTTACAATATTTCTTCAACTTCTGATAGAAACATTGAACACAAAGTTTTACCAATAGAAAATAAAGAACAAACCGAAGATGAAACCGAACAAGAGCAAGatcaagaacaagaagaagaaccGGAACCAGAAGGAGAAggtgaagaacaagaacaagaaaacaAATTACCTATTGTTGTTAGGTTAACGCCTCAACAAATGGCTCAAAGAGAAGAAACTGAGCTGAAACATATTTGTTTTGGGATAGCTGCTTCATCAAATTTATGGAATACAAGAAAAGAATACATTAAAATATGGTGGAGACCAAAACAAACTAGAGGTGTTGTTTGGTTAGATCAACGAGTTAGTACTCGAGCGAACGAAGGGTTACCTGAGATACGAATCTCGGGTGATACTTCTAGATTTCGATATACGAATCGACAAGGACAAAGATCAGCATTGAGGATATCAAGAGTTGTGACAGAAACATTGAAACTTGGAATGAAAGATGTGAGATGGTTTGTTATGGGAGATGATGATactgtttttgttgttgataatgTTGTTAGAATTCTTTCAAAGTATGATCATAGACATTTTTATTATGTTGGTAGTTCTTCTGAAAGTCATGTTCAGAATATTCATTTTTCATATGCTATGGCATATGGTGGTGGTGGATTTGCTATAAGTTATCCATTGGCTTTGGAGTTAGCTAAGATGCAAGATCGTTGTATTCAGAGGTACCCTGCTTTGTATGGTAGTGATGATAGGATTCAAGCTTGTATGGCTGAGTTAGGAGTGCCACTCACAAGAGAAGCTGGATTTCACCAG TATGATGTATATGGAGATCTATTAGGCCTTCTAGGAGCACATCCAGTGGCACCACTAGTATCCCTACACCACCTTGATGTAGTACAACCAATATTCCCAAGAATGTCAAGAGTACAATCTCTTAAACACTTGATGGAATCTATAAACCAAGATTCAGCAAGCATAATGCAACAATCAATATGCTATGACAAAACCAGGTATTGGTCAATTTCAGTTTCATGGGGATTCATGGTTCAAATTCTGAGAGGAGTTTTGTCTCCTAGAGAATTAGAGATGCCATCAAGAACTTTTTTGAATTGGTATAGAAGAGCTGATTATACTGCTTATGCATTCAACACAAGACCTGTTGCTAAACATCCTTGTCAAAAGCCTTTTGTTTACTACATGAGTAAAACTCATTATGATTCAGCtagtaaaaaaattgttggtgtTTATACTCGCGACAAATTTAAGAATCCTTTTTGCCGTTGGAAAATGAATTCGCCGGAGAAAATTACTtccattgttgtcacaaaaaGTCGCGATCCTTTGCGCTGGAAAAAG TCACCAAGGAGAGATTGTTGTAGAGTTTTGCCATCTCGTAAGCCCACAACTCTATTCTTATCAGTAGGCACTTGTCAAGAGGGTGAAGTTACTGAATTGTAG
- the LOC123899380 gene encoding probable serine/threonine-protein kinase PBL5, whose protein sequence is MSCFRCVGKSREKIESKNNSSYIEKKQSTISSADKVKIDMHLNLSVNDKSEDDSKHDQLSLDVKNLNLNDEVSTDGKVAKTFTFDELAAATGNFRVDTFVGEGGFGKVYKGYIEKINQVVAIKQLDPNGLQGIREFVVEVLTLSLADHENLVKLLGFCAEGEQRLLVYEYMPLGSLENHLHDLSPRKKRLDWNTRMKIAAGAARGLEYLHTKMKPPVIYRDLKCSNILLGDDYHPKLSDFGLAKVGPIGDKTHVSTRVMGTYGYCAPDYAMTGQLTFKSDIYSFGVVLLELITGRKAIDHRKPHKEQNLVAWARPLFRDRRRFSEMVDPLLEGQYPVRGLYQSLAIAAMCVQEQPNMRPVTSDVVTALNYLASQKYDPQIHPIQRSRKRSSSPGKSEGHRRVTSNDSETSDRSKD, encoded by the exons atgaGTTGTTTTCGTTGTGTAGGAAAATCACGCGAAAAGATCGAAAGCAAGAACAATTCTAGCTATATAGAGAAGAAGCAGAGTACTATCAGTTCAGctg aTAAGGTCAAAATTGATATGCATTTGAATTTGAGTGTGAATGATAAAAGTGAAGATGATTCGAAACACGATCAACTTTCGTTGGACGTgaagaatttgaatttgaatgacGAGGTTTCAACTGATGGAAAAGTTGCAAAGACATTTACTTTTGATGAGCTTGCAGCTGCAACAGGAAATTTTAGGGTTGATACCTTTGTTGGTGAAGGAGGGTTTGGCAAGGTTTATAAGGGATACATTGAGAAAATTAATCAG GTTGTTGCAATAAAGCAACTTGACCCGAACGGGCTTCAAGGAATAAGGGAATTCGTTGTTGAAGTGTTAACACTTAGTTTGGCAGACCACGAAAACCTTGTCAAGTTATTAGGGTTTTGTGCCGAGGGAGAGCAGAGGCTACTGGTTTATGAGTACATGCCATTGGGATCTTTGGAGAATCATTTGCATG ACCTTTCGCCCAGGAAAAAACGGCTGGATTGGAATACAAGAATGAAAATAGCTGCTGGTGCAGCTAGAGGTTTGGAGTATTTGCATACCAAAATGAAGCCACCTGTCATATACCGCGACCTCAAATGCTCCAACATTTTGTTAGGCGATGATTATCATCCCAAGTTATCTGATTTTGGCTTGGCGAAAGTAGGTCCAATTGGTGATAAGACTCATGTTTCGACAAGAGTTATGGGCACATATGGGTACTGTGCTCCAGATTACGCAATGACGGGTCAATTGACATTCAAGTCTGACATTTACAGCTTTGGTGTTGTTCTTTTGGAGCTCATCACAGGCAGGAAGGCCATCGATCATAGGAAACCTCATAAAGAACAAAATCTTGTCGCATGG GCAAGGCCTTTATTCAGAGACCGAAGAAGATTCTCAGAGATGGTTGATCCATTGCTTGAAGGTCAATATCCAGTAAGAGGTTTGTACCAATCTCTTGCTATTGCTGCTATGTGTGTGCAAGAACAGCCTAATATGCGACCGGTTACATCTGATGTGGTCACGGCTCTAAATTACCTTGCTTCACAAAAATATGATCCTCAAATTCATCCGATACAAAGATCTAGAAAACGTTCATCTTCCCCAGGAAAGAGTGAAGGTCATAGACGTGTTACTAGTAATGACTCGGAGACGTCAGACAGATCGAAAGATTAG